CCGACCGTTTCGGGATGAGCCCAACTTTTTTAGAACGCGTGAGGCCAATTTTTCAATTCCTATACCACGATTATTTTCGCGTCGATATCTGCGGCGCAGACAACGTACCTAAAAAAGGGCCGGCGATTCTGGTTGCCAATCATTCGGGGACAATCCCCTACGACGCAACGATGTCTCACCTTGCCGTATACAATAACCTCAAAAGCAAACGGCTGGTCAGGTTCCTCGTGGATGATTTCATCTTCAACATACCGGTTTTGGGCAAAGTCATAGAGCGGATTGGAGGCGTGCGCGCATCATTCGAAAACGCCATGGAGCTGCTGGAAGACGGCCATATCGTCATGATCTTCCCTGAAGGAATCGAAGGAATCGGAAAACTCTACAATGAACGCTATCAGCTACAAGAATTTCAAAGGGCCGGTTTCGTAAGGTTAGCAATAAAAATGAAAGTCCCAGTTATACCGGTTTCAATAGTAGGGGCCGAGGAGATACATCCCCTGATATGGAAATCGAAAAAATTCGCGGAAAACCTGGGGCTTCCTTACATACCTTTCACTCCCACATTCCCATGGCTGGGTCCGCTAGGTCTCGTTCCGCTTCCGAGCAAATGGAAGATAACATTCAACAAACCTGTCAGTTTCAAAAAATTCAGGGCTGCCGACGCTAGAAAAAATTCCGTGGTCAAAAGGGAAGCAGCCAAAGTTCGCGAAACGATATTGAAAAGCCTGAAAAGGGACCTGAAGAAGAGAAAGTCTGTCTGGGAATAACCCGTAACGAAGACCAA
The sequence above is drawn from the Myxococcales bacterium genome and encodes:
- a CDS encoding acyltransferase family protein, which codes for MKESGNFNSNIPIYVELAKSMAGRFISKIEDFRRECENDADRFGMSPTFLERVRPIFQFLYHDYFRVDICGADNVPKKGPAILVANHSGTIPYDATMSHLAVYNNLKSKRLVRFLVDDFIFNIPVLGKVIERIGGVRASFENAMELLEDGHIVMIFPEGIEGIGKLYNERYQLQEFQRAGFVRLAIKMKVPVIPVSIVGAEEIHPLIWKSKKFAENLGLPYIPFTPTFPWLGPLGLVPLPSKWKITFNKPVSFKKFRAADARKNSVVKREAAKVRETILKSLKRDLKKRKSVWE